The sequence below is a genomic window from Nakamurella deserti.
CTGCTCGGACTCGTGGTGCTGACGCGGCATCCTCTCGAAGCGGCCGCCATGCTGCCTCGCTGGTCGTCGATGGCCGCGACCGCCGTGTGCGTCCTGGTCGTGACCGGCACCTTCACCGCCTGGCGCCAGGTCCGTCAGCTGGACGCCCTCGTCAGCACCGAGTACGGCGTGCTGCTGCTGGTCAAACTGGGAGTGGTGGCGGTGGTCATGGGGCTGGCGGTGTTCAGCCGCGCGCTGGTGCGCCGGCGCCTCGGCGGCCGCGTCGGGGGAACCGTCCAGCCGTCCGCGGGTGCGGTGACCGCAGCGCCCGCACTGGTGTACGCCGACGGATCGACCGCCTCGACACCGTCGGGCGGGTCCTCCGGTCCCGTCGAGACGGCCTGTTCCCCGGCCGGTGTCGACACCGCAGGACCGGTCGACACCACCCCGGCGACCGATGGTCCCGTCACCGGGAGCGGGCTGCGGCGCAGCGTCGTGGTGGAGGCGGTCCTGGCCGCCGTGGTCCTGGGCGTCACCTCCGCGCTCGTGGCCACCACGCCGGCCCGGGACACCTACTTCCCGGTCTTCGAGCAGACGGTCGCGGCGACCGACGCACTGCAGGTGGACATCACGGTGGACCCGGCGCGCACCGGACTGAACGACCTGTCGTTCTCCTACAGCGCCGACAGCCGCCCGGTGGACGTGGTCAAGGTGTCGACGCGGTGGACGTCGGAGGACGGCACGTATGTCGTGCCCGCCGAGCTGACCCGGGCCGCCACCGGCGAGTACCGCTTCTCGGGCCTGCTGCTGCCCAGCGCCGGGACCTGGAAACTCGCCGTCACCACGCAGACCAGCGACATCGACACCGGCACCGTCGTTCTCGCCGTCCCCATCCGCTGAGCCGGCGCTCCGCGGCGTCCGGCCACGTGCTCGCGCATCCCGGCCGCGTTCGCGACCTCGCCCACCCCACTGAAAGAGACCCCGAATGAGTCATCGTGCGACCGCTGCCGTCCTGTCCGCACCGCACCGGCCCACGAGCCGCCGTCGGTGGGCCGTCGTGGCCCTGACTGCCGTCGGCCTGCTGCTGGGACCGCTCGCCGGGATCGCCTCGGCGCATGTGTCCGTCGTGTCCCCCGGCGCCACCCAGGGTGGGTACACCAAGGTGACCTTCCGCGTTCCGACGGAGAGCGACACACCCACGACGAAGGTCGAAGTGGCGATGCCCACCGACACCCCGATCGCCTCGGTCCGCGTGCAGCCGAAGGAAGGCTGGTCCTACCAGGTGATCACGGCGGCGCCGGCGACGTCACTGGCGGGCGACGACGGAGCCGTCACCGAGATCGTGAGCCGCGTCGTGTGGACCGCGACCGGCGACGGCATCAAACCCGGCGAGTTCGACGAATTCGACATCTCCGCCGGACCGCTGCCCGACACCGACCAGGTCGTGTTCAAGGTGCTGCAGACCTACGGCGGCGGAGACGTCGTGTCCTGGATCGAAGAACCGGTCGCGGGAGCGGAGGAGCCGGAGCATCCCGCACCGGTCCTGGCCCTGGCCCCGGCGGGCGCGGATGACACCCACATGGGCACGGCGATGGCAGCCGAGACGGCCGCTGACGGCACCACCTCCAACAGCGCTGCCGCGCAGGCGACGTCGACCGGAACGGCCACCACGCTGGCGATCATCGGGGTCGTCCTCGCGCTGATCGCGGTGGCCGGTGCGGCCTACGCCATCACCCGCGGGCGACGAACCGTCGGCTGACCGACGCGCCCCTGCCATCGGCCCGTGCAGGTACGCACGGTGGTCCCGGCCCGGATTCCCGCCAGCCTGCTGGTGGGACATCCGGGCTTTTCACTGTCCCTGTCTCACAACGGCTCTCGTCCCCGACCCCGGCCGTGACCGCGGTGACGTCCGTGCTCACAACGCTCGCCCGGGCGCTGTGCGTACAGCGTTACAGAAGCGGAACCCGCTGCCGCACAGGCGAAACGGCGCCCTCCTACCCTTCCGCCATGACCA
It includes:
- a CDS encoding YcnI family protein — protein: MALTAVGLLLGPLAGIASAHVSVVSPGATQGGYTKVTFRVPTESDTPTTKVEVAMPTDTPIASVRVQPKEGWSYQVITAAPATSLAGDDGAVTEIVSRVVWTATGDGIKPGEFDEFDISAGPLPDTDQVVFKVLQTYGGGDVVSWIEEPVAGAEEPEHPAPVLALAPAGADDTHMGTAMAAETAADGTTSNSAAAQATSTGTATTLAIIGVVLALIAVAGAAYAITRGRRTVG